One part of the Sphingobacterium sp. LZ7M1 genome encodes these proteins:
- the dctA gene encoding C4-dicarboxylate transporter DctA produces the protein MYMKKIFSSLYVQVILGILIGILCGVFYPDFAVKLKPLGDGFIKLIKMIIAPLIFSSIVIGIAGMQDIKKVGKIGLSSLIYFEIMTTIALIIGLVFVNLIQPGTGMNVDPKTLDPSAVSHYIQESKEHNSVMDFILSIIPNNVIAAVASDNLLQVLLFAVLFGIGLTKIGEKASAPVIDVLQSFLKGLFAVIKMIMYLAPIGAMGAMGFTIGKYGIEALSSLGLLMLSFYGTCIVFIVGVIGAVLYFYVNVNIFKLLKYIKEELLIVLGTSSSESALPGLMQKLEDAGCSKPIVGLVIPTGYSFNLDGTCIYLTMAAVFISQALNMHLNLEQEITLLLVLLLTSKGAAGVTGSGFVTLAATLPVVGHIPVEAVGLILGIDRFMSEARALTNIIGNATATIVVAKYEKGLDEDLLHEKLGSAHAEIK, from the coding sequence ATTTATATGAAGAAAATTTTCTCCAGTTTATATGTACAAGTCATATTAGGCATCCTTATCGGTATTTTATGCGGAGTGTTCTATCCTGATTTTGCTGTTAAACTAAAGCCTCTCGGTGACGGATTCATTAAGTTGATCAAGATGATCATCGCCCCGTTGATCTTTAGTTCCATCGTAATCGGTATCGCCGGAATGCAGGATATCAAGAAAGTCGGAAAGATTGGTTTGAGTTCCTTGATCTATTTTGAGATCATGACCACCATTGCCCTGATCATCGGATTGGTATTTGTGAACCTGATCCAGCCAGGCACGGGGATGAACGTTGATCCCAAGACTTTAGATCCTTCAGCCGTTTCTCATTATATACAGGAGTCCAAGGAACATAATAGCGTGATGGATTTTATCCTGAGCATTATTCCCAATAATGTTATTGCAGCCGTCGCATCAGATAATCTTCTACAAGTGTTATTGTTTGCTGTTTTGTTTGGAATTGGGCTTACGAAAATTGGTGAAAAGGCTTCAGCCCCAGTGATCGATGTCCTGCAATCCTTCTTAAAAGGTTTGTTTGCAGTCATTAAGATGATCATGTATTTGGCACCGATTGGTGCAATGGGGGCGATGGGCTTTACCATTGGAAAGTATGGGATCGAAGCATTATCCTCCTTAGGGTTATTGATGCTCAGTTTTTATGGCACCTGTATCGTTTTTATTGTAGGTGTGATTGGTGCCGTGCTCTATTTTTATGTGAATGTCAATATCTTCAAGTTACTAAAGTACATTAAAGAAGAGTTATTGATTGTTTTGGGTACTTCTTCTTCTGAATCGGCATTACCTGGCCTGATGCAAAAATTGGAAGATGCAGGCTGTTCCAAACCGATCGTTGGTTTAGTTATTCCTACTGGTTATTCATTCAACCTGGATGGTACCTGTATCTATCTGACCATGGCAGCTGTGTTTATTTCACAGGCCCTTAATATGCACCTCAATCTAGAACAGGAAATTACCCTGCTCTTGGTTCTCTTATTAACTTCTAAAGGCGCCGCTGGTGTAACCGGAAGTGGTTTTGTAACCCTTGCGGCAACTTTGCCCGTTGTAGGGCATATCCCTGTTGAGGCAGTGGGTTTGATCTTAGGGATTGATCGTTTTATGAGTGAGGCTAGGGCATTGACCAATATTATTGGAAATGCTACTGCTACCATAGTGGTCGCCAAATATGAAAAGGGCTTGGATGAGGACCTCCTTCATGAAAAGCTGGGTTCTGCGCATGCAGAGATTAAATAA
- a CDS encoding FAD-binding oxidoreductase, whose amino-acid sequence MDLKSNEPFWLVKNGIISSYPSLRNDLACDVLVVGAGITGSLIAHQCVEQGYETVVIDKREVVNGSSSATTSMLQYEIDTPLYQLIDMVGKEGAVESYKACCESIDKLGKIASKIKSEAGFKKKLSLYYACRKKDISWLKKEFEARKQAGFDVSWLEKDEIEKKLEIKDSHGGILSKHGGSVDAFRLAHDLLQYDQKRGLKIFDKNELVRVEEKKDFNLVHLDTKAKIKAKHIIYCIGYESANLIKEKFVDLLSTYAIVSEVNQKLYEKYNDYLIWNTSDPYLYMRTTDDGRFLIGGEDEEFRNPQKRDELLGEKSLKLEKDLNKVFEDKSFVTDFTWAGTFGETKDGLPYIGTHPDFKRSYFVLGFGGNGITFSVTGMEMVSDWLKGKKHKLSSYFAFGR is encoded by the coding sequence ATGGATTTAAAGTCTAATGAACCTTTTTGGTTGGTCAAGAATGGAATTATTTCATCTTATCCTTCCTTGAGAAATGATTTAGCATGCGATGTTCTGGTCGTTGGGGCTGGAATTACGGGTAGTCTGATTGCACACCAATGCGTGGAGCAGGGTTATGAAACGGTCGTGATCGATAAAAGAGAAGTCGTGAACGGGAGCTCCTCGGCTACTACATCCATGTTGCAATATGAGATTGATACCCCCTTGTATCAATTGATAGATATGGTTGGAAAGGAAGGTGCAGTAGAAAGTTATAAGGCTTGTTGTGAATCCATTGATAAGTTAGGGAAAATCGCCTCGAAGATAAAATCTGAAGCAGGTTTCAAAAAGAAATTATCCCTGTACTATGCCTGTAGAAAGAAAGATATTTCTTGGTTGAAAAAGGAATTTGAAGCCAGAAAGCAAGCTGGATTTGATGTGAGCTGGTTGGAAAAGGATGAGATAGAGAAAAAGTTGGAAATCAAAGATTCACATGGAGGGATTCTTTCCAAGCATGGCGGAAGTGTCGATGCCTTCCGTCTGGCGCATGATTTATTGCAGTACGATCAAAAAAGAGGATTAAAGATTTTTGATAAGAACGAGCTTGTGAGAGTGGAAGAGAAAAAGGATTTCAACCTTGTTCACTTGGATACCAAGGCTAAGATAAAAGCCAAACATATTATCTATTGTATTGGCTATGAAAGTGCCAATCTGATCAAGGAGAAGTTTGTCGATCTCCTGAGTACCTATGCCATCGTTTCGGAGGTAAATCAAAAGCTTTACGAAAAGTACAATGATTACCTGATCTGGAATACCTCAGATCCCTATTTATATATGCGGACCACAGATGATGGCCGATTTTTAATAGGCGGTGAGGATGAGGAGTTCAGAAACCCTCAGAAGAGGGATGAGCTATTGGGTGAAAAATCATTGAAATTGGAAAAGGACTTAAATAAGGTCTTTGAGGATAAGTCTTTTGTAACTGATTTTACCTGGGCAGGGACATTCGGTGAGACCAAAGATGGTCTGCCATATATCGGCACTCATCCGGATTTTAAACGGTCATATTTTGTCTTAGGCTTTGGAGGGAATGGGATTACCTTCTCGGTAACAGGGATGGAAATGGTCTCGGATTGGTTAAAAGGAAAAAAACATAAACTGTCATCATACTTCGCTTTTGGAAGATAA
- a CDS encoding catalase, producing the protein MKKRKNTDAPHIDSHLVDNMNKVMTTNDGVPVYDNNNTLKVGDRGPSLQQDHIFFDKLMHFDRERIPERVVHARGSGAHGYFEATADMSEYTSADFLKKGTVTPLFVRFSTVAGFKGSTDLARDVRGFSVKFYTQEGNYDLVGNSIPVFFIQDAMNFPDVIHAVKPEPNNEIPQAASAHDTFWDFISLMPESAHMSLWVMSDRAIPRSLRMIEGFGVHTFKFINSAGKATFVKFHWKPKLGVHSVAWNEAQKISGFDADFHRRDLWEAIENGQFPQWDLGVQLIPEEDEMKFSFDILDPTKIIPEELVPVKIIGTMTLNRNPENFFAETEQAAFDPGRVVPGIDFSDDPLLQGRIFSYMDTQNYRLGGPNFHELPINRPINGKHNNQKDGFARMDILKGNSSYFPNSQGNGCPFQAMMKGEVGYQTGKQQVDGKKVRARSNSFADHFTQARLFFHSLSTEEQTHLINAFSFELSKVNKEDIRKRELAILYQVEPALANAIGKNLGLKPSKSLDPLTVKFAKQNHPNYPIQPNKPEVEKSAFLSMKVKGDEGTIASRKIAFLVDDGVSKKSVDKMRKALMKEGAMAVLVSSHVGNLRYLEGDMEEVQHSYLTDSSVCFDGFYTPAGDNIDKLGQNPDYLQFVNEGYRHCKALAFAKEAEKLIGKSFIETDEAVNCESAGANWINDFIQALKKH; encoded by the coding sequence ATGAAAAAAAGAAAGAATACTGATGCACCTCATATTGACAGCCATCTTGTTGACAATATGAACAAGGTAATGACCACTAATGACGGCGTGCCTGTTTATGACAATAACAATACGCTAAAGGTTGGAGATAGAGGACCGTCTTTACAGCAAGATCATATCTTTTTTGATAAGCTCATGCACTTTGATAGGGAACGGATACCGGAAAGGGTGGTTCATGCCCGTGGTTCAGGTGCTCATGGATATTTTGAAGCGACCGCGGATATGAGCGAATATACTTCGGCAGACTTTCTCAAAAAAGGAACGGTGACTCCTTTGTTCGTGAGGTTTTCGACGGTTGCTGGATTTAAGGGTTCAACAGATCTAGCAAGGGATGTGAGAGGTTTTTCCGTAAAGTTCTATACCCAAGAAGGGAACTATGATTTGGTTGGGAACAGTATTCCTGTTTTCTTTATCCAAGATGCTATGAACTTTCCAGATGTCATCCACGCCGTAAAGCCTGAACCCAACAATGAGATTCCTCAAGCGGCTTCTGCACATGATACCTTTTGGGATTTTATCTCTTTGATGCCCGAGTCCGCACATATGTCTTTATGGGTGATGTCTGATCGAGCAATTCCAAGAAGCCTTCGGATGATCGAGGGATTTGGCGTACATACCTTTAAATTTATCAATTCTGCCGGTAAAGCTACTTTCGTGAAATTTCATTGGAAACCTAAACTAGGAGTGCATTCTGTAGCGTGGAATGAAGCCCAGAAGATTTCAGGTTTTGATGCTGACTTTCACCGCAGGGACCTTTGGGAAGCCATTGAAAATGGACAGTTCCCACAATGGGATCTAGGTGTTCAATTGATTCCAGAGGAAGATGAAATGAAATTTTCATTCGACATCTTAGATCCAACGAAAATAATACCTGAAGAATTGGTGCCAGTAAAGATCATTGGAACCATGACCCTGAACCGTAATCCTGAAAACTTCTTTGCAGAAACAGAACAAGCTGCATTTGACCCAGGAAGAGTGGTGCCAGGGATTGATTTCTCAGATGACCCACTATTACAAGGAAGAATCTTTTCCTATATGGATACGCAGAACTATAGGCTTGGAGGTCCAAATTTCCATGAACTGCCAATCAATAGGCCCATCAATGGAAAGCACAATAACCAAAAAGATGGGTTTGCGAGGATGGATATCCTAAAAGGCAATTCGAGTTATTTTCCAAATAGTCAAGGAAATGGTTGTCCATTTCAAGCGATGATGAAAGGAGAGGTGGGCTATCAGACCGGTAAGCAGCAAGTAGATGGAAAGAAAGTAAGGGCAAGGTCCAATTCCTTCGCAGATCATTTTACACAAGCCAGGTTGTTCTTTCATTCCTTGAGTACAGAAGAACAGACTCACCTGATAAATGCCTTCAGTTTTGAATTGTCAAAAGTCAATAAAGAAGATATCCGTAAAAGGGAATTGGCTATCCTTTATCAAGTTGAGCCCGCCCTTGCAAATGCAATTGGTAAAAACCTTGGATTGAAGCCTTCAAAATCCTTAGATCCATTGACGGTAAAGTTTGCGAAGCAAAACCATCCAAACTATCCGATCCAGCCTAATAAACCAGAAGTAGAAAAGTCTGCATTCCTGAGCATGAAAGTCAAGGGCGATGAAGGAACCATAGCAAGTAGAAAGATTGCTTTTTTGGTAGATGATGGTGTTAGTAAGAAGTCGGTGGATAAAATGCGCAAAGCATTGATGAAAGAAGGAGCAATGGCTGTATTGGTTTCCTCGCATGTTGGAAATCTTAGGTATTTGGAAGGCGATATGGAAGAAGTGCAGCATTCTTACCTGACGGATTCTTCGGTTTGTTTTGATGGTTTCTATACTCCAGCTGGGGATAATATTGATAAGCTTGGTCAAAACCCAGATTATCTTCAATTTGTAAATGAGGGCTATAGACATTGTAAGGCTTTAGCCTTTGCAAAAGAAGCGGAGAAACTCATTGGGAAATCTTTTATTGAAACAGATGAAGCAGTAAATTGTGAATCTGCGGGAGCCAATTGGATCAATGATTTTATCCAGGCATTGAAAAAGCATTGA
- a CDS encoding YkvA family protein, which translates to MKKNYFNRALLLFNTFKNRKLTNEDIEIAEGKAQHLEGKTNEFKLLISMIKDTFSGRYKMNKWNMSIIVGTIVYVISPIDAIPDIIPVLGWLDDASIVGFAISKLADEVDRYRKFQKTGISTVN; encoded by the coding sequence ATGAAAAAAAACTATTTTAACAGGGCATTGTTACTGTTTAATACTTTTAAGAATAGAAAATTAACAAACGAAGATATAGAGATCGCTGAAGGAAAAGCTCAGCATTTAGAAGGCAAAACCAATGAGTTCAAACTATTGATATCAATGATAAAGGATACTTTCTCCGGTCGATACAAGATGAACAAATGGAATATGTCCATTATTGTGGGGACTATCGTCTATGTTATTTCCCCAATAGATGCTATTCCAGATATTATCCCTGTGTTGGGATGGTTGGATGACGCTTCCATCGTTGGCTTTGCAATTTCAAAGTTAGCAGATGAGGTAGATCGCTATAGAAAGTTCCAGAAAACTGGAATAAGCACAGTAAATTAG
- a CDS encoding serine hydrolase yields the protein MKQTIIAIILLFNLQFTFAQEDVKSKIDDLMKEYYPKDNDPGIVLEVYDNNNKSIYAKGQGIADLKTGRKIDVQTNFRMASVSKQVTAAAIYQLIKENKIDVNTAKLSDYFPNLKGEIRNATVPQLLNHSSGIVDYEEIIPKGLKEQLLDSDVLKLIEPLDRVYFSPGTKFRYSNTAYCLMALIVEKVSGQGFSEFVWDHFFKPLNMHNSLVYNPEDEIKDRAYGYHLKDNEFVFADQSLTSATKGDGGVYTSASEYKLWNQAFIKSMEEGSSFNDFFDKNIIAINKDCSYSMGKFVAADQFGNKVFFHTGESTGFNNLVMSIPLRDINISLFTNRDDKKINPFIEELLNILDIKLMQQEKKPVFKWLSDTYANEH from the coding sequence ATGAAGCAGACCATCATTGCCATTATTTTATTATTCAATTTGCAGTTTACTTTCGCACAAGAGGATGTGAAGTCAAAGATAGATGACCTTATGAAGGAGTATTATCCCAAGGATAATGATCCAGGGATCGTACTGGAAGTTTATGATAATAACAATAAATCCATTTATGCAAAAGGGCAGGGCATTGCTGATTTAAAAACTGGAAGGAAGATTGATGTCCAAACAAACTTCAGAATGGCATCGGTCAGCAAACAGGTTACGGCTGCTGCTATTTATCAATTGATTAAGGAGAACAAAATAGATGTTAATACTGCAAAGTTGAGCGATTACTTCCCAAACCTTAAAGGAGAAATCAGGAATGCGACAGTACCTCAACTCTTGAACCATAGTTCTGGAATTGTTGACTATGAAGAGATCATTCCTAAAGGTCTGAAGGAACAATTACTTGATTCGGATGTGCTGAAATTAATTGAGCCTTTAGATCGAGTATATTTCAGTCCTGGAACTAAGTTTCGTTATAGCAACACGGCCTATTGCCTTATGGCATTGATTGTGGAGAAAGTATCGGGACAAGGCTTTAGCGAATTTGTTTGGGATCATTTCTTTAAGCCATTGAATATGCACAATTCCTTAGTCTATAATCCTGAAGACGAAATTAAGGATAGAGCCTATGGATATCATTTGAAGGATAATGAGTTTGTTTTTGCAGATCAAAGCCTTACCAGTGCTACGAAGGGAGATGGTGGGGTTTATACTTCCGCGAGTGAATATAAACTTTGGAACCAAGCTTTCATTAAATCTATGGAAGAGGGATCAAGCTTTAACGATTTTTTTGATAAAAACATCATCGCTATAAATAAGGACTGTTCCTATAGTATGGGCAAGTTTGTAGCCGCCGATCAATTTGGGAATAAGGTGTTTTTCCATACCGGAGAAAGCACAGGTTTCAACAATTTGGTGATGAGCATTCCTTTGAGAGACATCAATATCAGTCTGTTTACCAATAGAGATGATAAGAAAATCAATCCTTTTATAGAAGAGCTATTAAATATCTTGGATATTAAACTGATGCAACAGGAGAAAAAGCCAGTATTCAAATGGTTAAGTGATACCTATGCTAACGAGCATTAA
- a CDS encoding nuclear transport factor 2 family protein: MKVIAPQDCDNAPKRRIIRDLNIAFAKGDVKALSEQFHKDIEWEMIGDKTISGYDAVVEYLEKIKSSKANSLELKQIISHGKHAAASGILCFNTEKIAFHDF, encoded by the coding sequence ATGAAGGTAATTGCGCCCCAGGACTGTGACAATGCACCCAAGCGAAGAATCATCAGGGACCTCAATATTGCCTTTGCAAAAGGTGATGTTAAGGCACTCTCGGAACAGTTCCATAAAGATATCGAATGGGAAATGATTGGGGATAAAACCATATCAGGCTATGATGCTGTAGTCGAATATCTAGAAAAAATAAAAAGTTCCAAGGCTAATTCCTTGGAACTTAAACAGATCATCAGCCATGGAAAACATGCGGCAGCAAGCGGAATTCTTTGCTTTAATACCGAGAAAATAGCCTTTCATGACTTCTAA
- a CDS encoding SRPBCC family protein — protein sequence MKFLKYFLLTVLGIVALILIIAAFVPKDFHAGSEISINKPKSEVFEYVKLMRNQGNYDNWSRQDPNIERHYEGTDGTPGFVYTWKSKKVGDGKQVLTKVDSAAGRIEMDLFFNGTGDANKSFMQVDAINPESSKVVWEIDGKMPYPFNLMGLFFDMNKDFDAGLRHLKEILEK from the coding sequence ATGAAATTTTTAAAGTATTTTTTATTGACTGTACTAGGTATAGTTGCATTAATTCTGATCATAGCGGCTTTTGTCCCTAAGGATTTCCATGCTGGTAGTGAAATCAGCATCAACAAACCGAAATCAGAGGTCTTTGAGTATGTGAAACTGATGAGGAATCAAGGAAATTACGACAATTGGTCCCGACAGGATCCAAATATTGAGCGTCATTATGAAGGCACCGATGGTACTCCAGGCTTTGTTTACACTTGGAAAAGCAAGAAAGTTGGTGATGGGAAACAAGTGCTGACCAAAGTGGATTCTGCTGCTGGAAGAATTGAAATGGACTTATTCTTTAACGGAACAGGAGACGCCAATAAATCTTTTATGCAAGTCGATGCGATCAATCCGGAAAGCTCAAAAGTTGTTTGGGAAATTGATGGCAAAATGCCATATCCTTTCAACCTCATGGGCTTGTTCTTTGATATGAACAAGGATTTTGATGCAGGATTACGCCATTTAAAGGAGATTCTAGAAAAATAG
- a CDS encoding DUF1697 domain-containing protein, producing MQYIIFLRAVNVSGKNLIKMAELKEKLAKAGFRDVQTYIQSGNIVLQSDEDSEKVATQINSLILQEFGLDISVFVLTEEELMSSLEACPFPSDLAPNHVFITYLDNQPENAALEGFKAIDLGQEEYLHKGKLFYFYLPSGMAKSKLNNNFIEKKLKVNATGRNLNTINKMLTLITK from the coding sequence ATGCAATATATCATCTTCTTAAGGGCAGTAAATGTTTCAGGCAAGAACCTGATCAAGATGGCAGAATTAAAAGAAAAGCTCGCTAAAGCTGGCTTTCGGGATGTGCAGACCTATATTCAAAGTGGCAACATCGTCCTGCAGTCGGATGAAGATTCCGAAAAGGTTGCAACACAAATTAATTCGTTGATCCTTCAAGAGTTTGGGTTAGATATCTCGGTCTTTGTTCTCACAGAAGAAGAATTAATGTCCTCACTGGAGGCTTGCCCCTTCCCTTCTGATTTAGCTCCGAATCATGTATTCATTACCTATTTGGACAACCAGCCTGAAAATGCTGCTTTAGAAGGTTTTAAAGCTATTGATCTTGGACAAGAGGAATATTTGCATAAAGGAAAACTATTCTACTTTTATTTGCCTTCGGGGATGGCAAAAAGCAAGTTGAACAATAATTTCATTGAGAAGAAACTGAAAGTGAATGCAACTGGCAGGAACTTGAATACCATTAACAAAATGCTAACGTTGATAACTAAATAA
- a CDS encoding VOC family protein — protein sequence MANKIIPSLWFDNQAKEAFDFYTDVFPNSSIIKDNGVVVEVNIMGLNFIGINGGTIFKPTPAISFMPVFESKEEIDQVWNKLLDGGQILMPLQQYPFSEYYGWIADKYGYNWQLYYGQLENVNHQAIVPTLMFCAEQQGKCKAALKFYEELFPDFELQGVLEYPEGPIKGQVQHTQFKANGVTLAAMDSGVPQPFSFNEATSMTIVCKDQTEIDYYWNKITESGQESMCGWCKDQFGVSWQVVPKDISKLLQNKNAADALMKMKKIEISSLVNA from the coding sequence ATGGCAAACAAGATAATACCTTCACTTTGGTTTGATAACCAAGCTAAAGAAGCATTTGATTTTTATACGGATGTATTTCCAAACAGCTCAATCATTAAAGACAATGGCGTCGTGGTTGAAGTCAATATCATGGGTTTGAACTTTATTGGGATCAATGGCGGTACTATTTTCAAACCTACCCCTGCAATTTCCTTTATGCCGGTCTTTGAAAGTAAAGAAGAGATTGACCAGGTATGGAACAAATTGTTGGATGGCGGTCAAATATTGATGCCATTACAGCAATATCCTTTTTCTGAATACTATGGATGGATTGCTGATAAATATGGTTACAATTGGCAGCTGTATTATGGACAACTGGAAAATGTCAACCACCAAGCAATTGTCCCTACCTTGATGTTCTGTGCTGAGCAACAGGGAAAATGTAAAGCGGCATTGAAGTTCTACGAAGAATTATTCCCAGATTTTGAGTTACAAGGCGTTTTGGAATATCCAGAAGGTCCTATAAAAGGACAGGTCCAACATACGCAATTTAAGGCAAATGGAGTGACCTTGGCTGCCATGGACTCTGGAGTTCCACAACCATTCAGCTTCAATGAAGCTACATCAATGACCATTGTATGTAAAGATCAAACGGAAATCGACTATTACTGGAATAAAATTACCGAAAGCGGCCAAGAAAGCATGTGTGGCTGGTGCAAAGATCAGTTTGGGGTAAGTTGGCAAGTGGTTCCAAAGGACATCAGTAAATTGCTTCAGAATAAAAATGCTGCTGATGCACTCATGAAAATGAAAAAAATTGAGATATCTTCGTTAGTAAATGCTTAA
- a CDS encoding dihydrofolate reductase family protein, whose product MRKLIVQEYVSVDGFAADRDKTTSFFDGTRMHIGKEVDTYMVEFIKTIDSILLGRKTYEMFLDFWPNVDPSQEPVGPGLNATEKYIFSNTLESVSWGDWDSAILVNENFADFIHELKAKPGKNIVVWGSLSLTKSLFETKLVDELHLMVCPVAIGKGYHFLSEQEELVKLKLVSNNSFPSSVVNSIYQVLY is encoded by the coding sequence ATGAGAAAATTAATCGTACAAGAATATGTTTCGGTGGACGGTTTTGCGGCCGACCGTGATAAAACCACCAGCTTCTTTGACGGAACGCGCATGCATATCGGAAAAGAGGTAGATACGTATATGGTGGAATTCATCAAAACCATTGATAGCATCCTGTTAGGTAGAAAGACTTATGAAATGTTTCTGGACTTTTGGCCTAATGTTGATCCTTCCCAGGAACCGGTGGGACCTGGTCTGAACGCCACAGAAAAATATATTTTCTCCAATACATTGGAATCTGTTTCTTGGGGCGATTGGGATTCAGCCATCTTGGTGAATGAAAACTTTGCAGATTTCATTCATGAATTGAAAGCAAAACCAGGAAAGAATATAGTAGTCTGGGGAAGCCTCAGTTTAACGAAATCCTTGTTTGAGACCAAGTTAGTAGACGAACTACATCTCATGGTCTGTCCGGTAGCCATCGGAAAAGGTTACCATTTTTTATCCGAACAGGAAGAGCTTGTGAAGTTAAAATTAGTGTCGAACAATTCCTTTCCATCATCTGTTGTAAACTCGATATATCAAGTTTTGTATTAA
- a CDS encoding VOC family protein, whose amino-acid sequence MGKFKLNASNNIALKIPEDSFEKTLHFYRDILLMDTEEIKVNDPSVSRSAKVSFGPIYLWLDAVPNRKEPKVLFELSTDQLQKAIAYFKANDIELVNPDEEGLENVDWIRDPAGNILHLSTENKD is encoded by the coding sequence ATGGGAAAATTCAAACTCAATGCTAGCAACAATATCGCATTAAAGATTCCAGAAGATTCATTCGAAAAGACATTACATTTCTATCGGGATATACTCTTGATGGATACCGAGGAAATTAAAGTAAATGACCCTTCCGTCAGCAGGTCAGCAAAGGTATCCTTTGGTCCTATCTACCTTTGGTTAGATGCAGTTCCTAATAGAAAAGAACCGAAAGTACTATTTGAACTCAGCACAGACCAGCTTCAGAAAGCTATTGCTTATTTTAAAGCTAATGATATTGAGCTGGTCAATCCTGATGAAGAAGGATTAGAAAATGTGGATTGGATCAGGGATCCTGCAGGAAACATCCTTCACTTATCCACTGAAAACAAAGATTAG
- a CDS encoding VOC family protein, with product MAKVHAYLNFNGDCKQAFDFYQKVFKTEVQGTYLFGDMPADPNFPPLPEDAKGKVMHTSLQINPDTMLMGSDVVEGFGHKLTNGNSIYIMLDVQTPEEAKELFNSLSAGARNIEMPLEETFFAELYSSFQDQFGINWMIHFEGNKKMG from the coding sequence ATGGCAAAGGTTCATGCTTATTTAAACTTTAACGGTGATTGTAAACAAGCTTTTGATTTTTATCAGAAGGTTTTCAAAACAGAGGTCCAAGGGACATATTTATTCGGTGATATGCCAGCAGATCCAAATTTTCCACCGCTACCTGAAGATGCCAAAGGAAAGGTCATGCATACCTCCCTGCAAATCAATCCTGATACCATGTTGATGGGTTCGGATGTAGTGGAAGGTTTCGGACATAAACTGACCAATGGAAACTCTATTTATATCATGTTGGATGTACAGACTCCTGAAGAAGCCAAGGAACTTTTCAATTCGCTTTCTGCAGGAGCAAGAAATATTGAAATGCCATTGGAAGAAACTTTCTTTGCTGAACTGTATTCTTCTTTCCAAGATCAATTTGGCATCAATTGGATGATCCATTTTGAAGGAAACAAGAAAATGGGTTAA
- a CDS encoding SRPBCC domain-containing protein gives MEKKFQHQIKENEVIITRTFEASQEQVWNAFTDAKILDEWWAPKPWKCNTKEQDFSVGGRWLYNMTGPNGEIHWSYLDYKEIDPQNYYTGEDGFCDENGNPNKDFPSSTWRNDFSSSDGVCTVTSSCKYDSAETLKSYLDMGFLEGYEMGLNNLEALLKK, from the coding sequence ATGGAAAAGAAATTTCAACATCAGATCAAGGAGAATGAAGTCATCATCACACGAACATTTGAAGCTTCTCAAGAACAAGTATGGAATGCATTTACCGATGCTAAAATATTAGATGAATGGTGGGCTCCCAAACCTTGGAAATGCAATACCAAAGAACAGGATTTTTCTGTTGGAGGACGCTGGTTATACAACATGACCGGTCCAAACGGAGAGATCCATTGGTCCTACCTAGACTATAAAGAAATTGACCCTCAGAATTATTATACGGGAGAAGATGGTTTCTGTGATGAAAATGGAAACCCAAACAAGGATTTTCCAAGTTCAACCTGGAGGAATGACTTTTCTTCCAGTGATGGAGTCTGCACAGTGACCTCCTCTTGCAAGTACGACTCGGCAGAGACCCTTAAATCCTATTTGGATATGGGCTTTCTCGAAGGCTATGAAATGGGATTGAACAACTTGGAGGCCCTACTCAAAAAGTAA